The following proteins come from a genomic window of Methanosarcina sp. MTP4:
- a CDS encoding putative zinc-binding protein — protein MAEEVKCACGTANVGIFACSGGSNVGQIANQIAIELTKQEVGKMMCTVGIGGRINGLLKSAEGSERLIAIDGCPLNCTKETLELAGFTPDRHIVISELGIKKNKDLELKDEEVKEALQKTKEILQSE, from the coding sequence ATGGCAGAAGAAGTAAAATGTGCATGCGGGACAGCAAACGTCGGGATCTTTGCCTGCAGCGGAGGCTCCAACGTCGGCCAGATCGCAAACCAGATTGCAATCGAACTCACGAAGCAGGAAGTCGGAAAAATGATGTGTACCGTAGGAATCGGCGGCAGGATTAACGGGCTCCTGAAATCGGCCGAAGGTTCCGAGAGGCTCATCGCCATTGACGGCTGCCCCTTAAACTGCACGAAAGAGACACTCGAACTTGCAGGGTTCACCCCGGACAGGCACATCGTGATCTCCGAGTTAGGGATCAAAAAGAACAAGGACCTGGAACTCAAGGATGAAGAAGTTAAGGAAGCTCTGCAAAAGACAAAGGAAATACTCCAGTCAGAGTAA
- a CDS encoding ABC transporter ATP-binding protein: protein MLKVNDIHFSYGGDPVLSGTSFRVREGELCGLFGPNGCGKTTLFKCCLSFLRFPRGNVRMDGCDVGDMRVADLAKKVAYVPQEHKPPFPYLVREVVLMGRTPHLGGFFGVKRKDKEIALEALKRVGISDLAKRPYNQLSGGQRQMVLMARALAQDTPLMFLDEPTSALDFQNQMRIWEIMCEIAEEGKTILACSHDPNHVAWFCDRVVVMSDGAVISNGGPREVITEEMLDRIYENTCTVRSMADTQMVMPRCIAARECGASEEMTMV, encoded by the coding sequence ATGCTTAAGGTTAACGATATTCATTTCAGCTACGGGGGCGACCCGGTGCTCAGTGGGACTTCATTTCGGGTTAGGGAGGGGGAACTCTGCGGCCTCTTCGGGCCTAACGGGTGCGGGAAGACCACCCTTTTCAAGTGCTGCCTCAGTTTTCTCCGCTTTCCCAGGGGGAATGTCCGCATGGACGGGTGCGATGTCGGGGATATGAGGGTTGCGGACCTTGCGAAAAAGGTTGCTTATGTCCCTCAGGAGCATAAGCCGCCGTTTCCCTATCTGGTCCGTGAAGTGGTCCTTATGGGCCGGACTCCGCATCTGGGAGGCTTTTTTGGTGTCAAAAGGAAAGACAAGGAAATCGCACTCGAAGCCCTCAAAAGGGTCGGGATTTCAGACCTGGCGAAAAGGCCCTATAATCAGCTCTCAGGCGGGCAGCGCCAGATGGTGCTCATGGCCCGTGCACTTGCACAGGATACCCCGCTGATGTTTCTTGACGAACCCACCTCCGCCCTTGATTTCCAGAACCAGATGCGTATCTGGGAGATCATGTGTGAGATCGCAGAAGAGGGGAAAACAATCCTTGCCTGCAGCCATGATCCCAATCATGTCGCGTGGTTCTGTGACCGTGTGGTGGTCATGTCTGATGGGGCTGTCATCTCAAATGGCGGGCCGAGAGAGGTTATCACCGAAGAGATGCTGGACAGAATTTACGAAAATACCTGTACTGTCCGTTCAATGGCTGATACGCAGATGGTTATGCCCCGCTGCATTGCCGCCAGAGAATGTGGTGCTTCGGAAGAAATGACAATGGTCTGA
- a CDS encoding helix-turn-helix transcriptional regulator — MIDEENVQLFKALSEETRYKIIKVLLDGERCACEIPDLIGKTQSNTSMHLAKLQNWGIIKVRKDGKMRLYSIDNEKVRKILKILEE, encoded by the coding sequence ATGATTGATGAGGAAAATGTGCAGCTCTTCAAAGCCCTGAGCGAAGAAACAAGATACAAAATCATAAAAGTCCTGCTCGATGGGGAACGTTGCGCCTGTGAGATTCCGGACCTCATAGGCAAGACCCAGTCCAACACTTCCATGCACCTGGCAAAACTGCAGAACTGGGGGATCATCAAGGTGAGAAAGGACGGGAAAATGAGGCTTTATTCCATAGATAACGAAAAAGTCCGGAAGATTTTGAAGATCCTTGAAGAATAA
- a CDS encoding sulfite exporter TauE/SafE family protein encodes MEMIFIIGLLITGIAVGLASGLLGVGGCFIMVPVQFWVLTQMGIDPTIAIRIAFGTNLAVVLPTAISGAYGHNKKGAVLWKQTAYLGAFGFCGAILGAYIASNLPGNVLKTAFGLVIVLGAVRMLTAKPMKIDEEPSESPILYAIAGIFLGLVSGIIGIGGGVVMIPIMVLGLRFRMHQAVGTSTAVMAITAIGGILSYMYNGWNVPGLPDYSLGYVNLPQFVLLAGTSVPMAFVGSKVAHMISNKNLMNIFIVVMLYMGLKMIGVYSWLGLPL; translated from the coding sequence ATGGAAATGATATTTATTATCGGTCTGCTCATTACAGGAATAGCTGTTGGGCTTGCTTCCGGGCTCTTAGGTGTTGGAGGGTGCTTTATCATGGTCCCTGTCCAGTTCTGGGTCCTGACGCAAATGGGAATTGATCCTACTATTGCAATACGTATTGCTTTCGGTACCAACCTTGCGGTGGTCCTTCCGACAGCAATCAGTGGAGCGTACGGCCACAATAAAAAAGGTGCCGTGCTCTGGAAACAGACTGCCTACCTTGGAGCTTTTGGTTTTTGCGGCGCGATCCTGGGAGCTTACATTGCCAGCAATCTTCCCGGGAATGTACTTAAAACAGCATTTGGGCTTGTAATAGTTCTGGGGGCTGTAAGGATGTTGACAGCCAAACCTATGAAGATAGATGAGGAACCGTCCGAATCCCCGATCTTGTATGCAATTGCCGGAATCTTCCTCGGGCTTGTGTCCGGAATTATAGGCATTGGCGGAGGAGTCGTAATGATCCCTATTATGGTCCTGGGACTGAGATTCCGGATGCACCAGGCTGTAGGCACCTCCACAGCAGTGATGGCTATTACGGCTATTGGTGGAATCCTTTCATACATGTACAACGGCTGGAATGTTCCAGGTCTGCCTGACTATTCACTGGGATATGTCAACCTGCCCCAGTTTGTACTCCTGGCGGGTACCAGTGTACCAATGGCTTTTGTGGGCTCTAAAGTAGCACACATGATATCTAATAAGAATCTCATGAATATCTTTATCGTAGTGATGCTGTACATGGGATTGAAAATGATTGGAGTTTATAGCTGGTTGGGCTTACCGCTATAA
- a CDS encoding permease, with product MTDIFYPFQWIADKLTYDVIGINPETHLAASVNFIIYDVLKIFFLLSVMIFAISYIRTYITPEKTRKVLGGKKGLRYHLVASLIGTVSPFCSCSSVPLFIGFVEAGVPLGVTFSFLITSPLVNEAAVAVLWATLGFKATAIYVISGVVLGVFGGYLIGVLKLEKYVEEFVYKIKVGNAASEPDKLSVKERAGTAFEGVKEIVGKIWIYVIIGVSIGGIFHGYAPEGILEKYAGEGNLLAVPIAVILGVPLYSNVMGMIPIVESLIGKGLPIGTSLAFLMSVTAVSFPEMVILKKVLKKELIAIFVSIVAASIIFTGYLFNILL from the coding sequence ATGACCGACATCTTTTACCCCTTTCAATGGATCGCCGACAAACTGACCTATGATGTAATCGGAATAAATCCGGAAACCCATCTTGCAGCCAGTGTCAACTTCATCATCTACGACGTGCTGAAGATATTTTTCCTGCTTTCGGTTATGATCTTTGCCATATCTTACATCAGGACCTATATCACTCCTGAAAAAACCAGGAAGGTGCTCGGGGGCAAGAAAGGGCTCCGCTACCACCTGGTGGCTTCCCTGATAGGCACGGTCTCACCTTTCTGTTCATGCTCCTCGGTACCTTTGTTCATCGGGTTCGTGGAAGCCGGGGTCCCCCTGGGAGTGACCTTTTCCTTCCTGATTACCTCCCCCCTGGTAAACGAAGCCGCAGTCGCCGTGCTCTGGGCAACCCTCGGTTTCAAGGCAACTGCGATCTACGTGATTTCGGGTGTCGTGCTCGGGGTCTTCGGAGGCTATCTGATTGGCGTCCTTAAACTGGAAAAGTACGTTGAGGAATTTGTTTACAAAATCAAAGTCGGAAACGCAGCCTCCGAGCCGGATAAACTGAGCGTGAAAGAGAGAGCAGGAACCGCATTTGAAGGTGTCAAAGAAATCGTTGGCAAGATCTGGATCTATGTGATAATAGGGGTAAGCATCGGCGGGATCTTCCACGGCTATGCCCCCGAAGGTATCCTCGAAAAATACGCAGGTGAGGGCAACCTGCTTGCAGTCCCGATAGCGGTTATCCTGGGCGTGCCCCTGTACTCAAATGTCATGGGCATGATCCCCATTGTAGAAAGCCTGATTGGAAAAGGGCTGCCAATAGGAACTTCCCTGGCTTTTCTGATGTCGGTTACAGCCGTGTCCTTCCCTGAAATGGTCATCTTGAAAAAGGTGCTGAAAAAAGAGCTGATTGCAATCTTTGTTTCGATTGTTGCAGCCTCGATCATATTCACAGGTTACCTGTTTAACATACTGCTGTGA
- a CDS encoding DUF6951 family protein, with the protein MTEATVNSRICGHVHKIKGELKGDKIIIDIETPCKNVKKISHLEVPMMEIMKIKDNYVMEKAQEANCGANCLVPCAIINVCKLESEFIAKSLAKKAGSIEITFDDL; encoded by the coding sequence TTGACAGAAGCAACAGTAAATTCCAGAATATGCGGCCATGTCCATAAAATTAAAGGGGAGCTCAAAGGAGATAAAATCATCATAGACATCGAAACCCCCTGCAAAAACGTAAAAAAGATCTCCCACCTGGAAGTCCCGATGATGGAAATTATGAAAATAAAAGACAACTACGTGATGGAAAAAGCCCAGGAAGCAAACTGCGGCGCAAACTGCCTGGTTCCCTGTGCGATAATTAACGTTTGCAAACTGGAAAGCGAATTTATTGCAAAATCCCTGGCAAAAAAAGCAGGAAGCATCGAGATAACGTTCGATGACTTATAA
- a CDS encoding universal stress protein gives MINSVLVPTDFTIETEDLLGCIGELKNAGLKKVILLHVVEILRDQGLAPMFERNAREKIEEYAAFVRELELEAKTLVVVGDVRKTITELAEKEDVDCIVMGATTRGIIKGRLLGRTAEYIARKSKRMLLVEKYDALKEGKEVYEKACKATFFRVLVPLDFSKEALRAVKQLSGFSGITREAVLIHIIDDIEDLDLLDEQIERALEELKKIGEHLTGIDVRYRVVEGVPSEEIKRLAEIEEVTLIMLTARGKGIIRELLLGSTAENVLRKTTKPVLLIPAEKESGEYGEEEGKKERERGNRSKEEKTEDS, from the coding sequence ATGATAAATTCAGTACTTGTGCCAACGGATTTTACCATAGAAACCGAAGATTTGCTGGGCTGCATAGGGGAGCTGAAAAACGCCGGGTTGAAGAAAGTGATCTTGCTTCATGTGGTCGAGATCCTGAGGGACCAGGGGCTTGCCCCGATGTTCGAGCGAAACGCCCGGGAAAAGATCGAGGAATATGCGGCTTTTGTCCGGGAACTTGAACTTGAAGCCAAAACCCTGGTTGTTGTGGGGGACGTCAGGAAGACTATTACGGAACTTGCCGAAAAAGAGGACGTAGACTGCATAGTGATGGGGGCTACCACGAGAGGAATTATAAAAGGAAGACTTCTTGGCAGGACCGCCGAATACATTGCCCGAAAATCAAAGCGGATGCTCCTCGTTGAAAAGTACGATGCTCTTAAAGAAGGTAAGGAAGTCTATGAAAAAGCCTGCAAGGCAACCTTTTTCCGGGTGCTCGTCCCCCTGGACTTTTCAAAAGAAGCCCTGAGAGCAGTAAAGCAACTTTCCGGGTTCTCCGGAATCACCAGGGAAGCAGTCCTGATACACATAATAGATGATATCGAAGACCTGGACCTGCTAGACGAGCAGATAGAAAGAGCCCTGGAAGAACTGAAAAAGATAGGGGAACATCTCACCGGTATTGATGTCCGGTACCGGGTAGTGGAGGGAGTTCCCTCGGAAGAGATAAAGAGACTTGCCGAAATAGAAGAGGTCACCCTGATCATGCTGACTGCCCGTGGAAAAGGGATAATTAGGGAACTCCTGCTTGGAAGCACTGCAGAAAACGTGCTCAGAAAGACAACAAAACCTGTCCTCCTCATCCCGGCAGAGAAGGAATCCGGAGAGTATGGAGAAGAGGAAGGAAAGAAAGAAAGAGAACGCGGTAACAGGAGTAAAGAAGAAAAAACGGAGGACAGCTAA
- a CDS encoding iron ABC transporter permease has translation MTEYTTLHNIFKRIGWEEVEGFSELHKTLIIAALALLLATTAVWAVVSGTYPITPEDVFATLLVHLGLGNPAEMQSLHSTIIWDIRIPRILMTVSVGGALAIAGAVFQSVFRNPLVEPYILGVSSGSAFGAALAIVYPSVFFSIQLSAFFFGALAVTLAYLLARVRGETPLVTLILAGVVIGSVFSALVSLLKYFSNDTELREIVFWLMGGFYYATWEDVFLLSPAVIAAFLILWALAWKLNILSMGDEEARNLGINPELYKFVVIVVATGITAFSVSHVGIIAWVGLMMPHASRMILGPDNRFVIPASLMMGGIYVTICDTLARTMTGSEIPVGIITSILGAPYLCYLLRNRRGRAIFG, from the coding sequence ATGACAGAATACACGACACTGCATAACATCTTCAAAAGGATCGGGTGGGAAGAAGTTGAGGGTTTTTCTGAGCTGCATAAAACCCTCATTATTGCGGCACTCGCACTCCTGCTTGCAACTACGGCAGTATGGGCTGTGGTGAGCGGGACTTACCCGATCACTCCGGAGGATGTGTTTGCCACCCTCCTTGTTCACCTGGGCCTGGGAAATCCAGCTGAAATGCAGAGCTTGCATTCTACCATTATCTGGGATATCCGCATTCCCCGCATCCTCATGACAGTTTCCGTCGGAGGGGCGCTTGCAATTGCAGGTGCGGTCTTTCAGAGCGTCTTTCGAAACCCTCTTGTGGAACCTTACATCCTGGGCGTTTCCTCAGGCTCGGCATTTGGTGCGGCGCTGGCGATTGTTTATCCCTCGGTATTTTTCTCGATTCAGCTTTCGGCATTTTTCTTCGGAGCGCTTGCCGTAACCCTGGCTTACCTCCTCGCCCGGGTGAGGGGTGAAACTCCCCTTGTTACCCTGATCCTTGCCGGGGTTGTCATCGGATCTGTATTTTCCGCCCTTGTCTCTCTCCTGAAGTACTTTTCCAATGATACCGAACTCAGAGAGATTGTTTTCTGGCTGATGGGCGGGTTTTACTATGCCACATGGGAGGACGTCTTCCTCCTGAGCCCCGCGGTGATTGCCGCATTCCTCATTTTGTGGGCGCTTGCCTGGAAACTCAACATCCTTTCCATGGGAGATGAGGAAGCACGCAACCTCGGGATCAATCCGGAGCTCTATAAATTCGTGGTAATTGTCGTCGCCACCGGGATCACTGCATTTTCCGTCTCACACGTAGGGATAATCGCCTGGGTTGGCCTGATGATGCCTCATGCCTCACGGATGATCCTTGGGCCTGACAACAGGTTCGTTATCCCCGCATCGCTGATGATGGGCGGGATCTACGTCACCATATGCGATACTCTTGCACGTACGATGACCGGTTCCGAGATCCCGGTCGGCATTATAACTTCAATTCTGGGAGCGCCTTATCTCTGCTACCTGCTCAGGAACAGGAGGGGCAGGGCAATATTCGGGTGA
- a CDS encoding bifunctional 2-polyprenyl-6-hydroxyphenol methylase/3-demethylubiquinol 3-O-methyltransferase UbiG: MDIHEIDWNEVWKDLYEQNLSRRGKGECASIWETKERAREFLARSNENPQRVARVFADLGAGPASRVLDVGAGPGTLAVPLASRCAHVTAVEPATGMVEVMKEFALEEGVENLEVVAKRWEDVDPTELSGLYDIVFASYSLGMPDIRAALEKMCKLATKRVCLYWFLGSSPWERWMVELWPSLHGQEYRSGPKADVLFHVLYDMGIYPNMETLQLPHTRVFPDFDAAVEDFKQEYRVETDAQEKILREYLSSVLQEEGGEFVLSGNSTRVKLWWEVDQCA, translated from the coding sequence ATGGATATTCACGAGATTGACTGGAACGAGGTCTGGAAAGACCTCTATGAGCAGAACCTTTCCAGAAGAGGGAAAGGGGAGTGCGCATCGATATGGGAAACCAAAGAGCGTGCCCGCGAATTCCTTGCACGTTCAAACGAAAACCCTCAGCGTGTTGCCCGGGTATTTGCCGATTTGGGAGCAGGACCTGCATCTAGGGTGCTTGATGTCGGAGCAGGCCCGGGTACCCTTGCAGTACCCCTTGCCTCCCGCTGTGCCCATGTGACTGCCGTAGAACCTGCAACTGGCATGGTTGAGGTCATGAAGGAGTTTGCCCTTGAAGAAGGGGTTGAGAACCTGGAGGTCGTTGCAAAACGGTGGGAAGATGTTGATCCCACAGAACTTTCCGGGCTTTATGACATCGTATTTGCTTCCTACTCCCTCGGGATGCCGGACATCCGTGCAGCCTTGGAAAAGATGTGTAAACTGGCAACAAAGCGTGTCTGTCTCTACTGGTTTTTGGGAAGTTCCCCCTGGGAACGGTGGATGGTCGAACTCTGGCCGAGCCTTCACGGTCAGGAGTACCGCTCCGGTCCAAAGGCTGATGTGCTTTTCCATGTCCTCTATGACATGGGTATCTACCCGAACATGGAGACCCTGCAGCTTCCGCATACCCGTGTATTCCCCGACTTTGATGCGGCTGTCGAGGACTTCAAACAAGAATACCGTGTTGAGACAGATGCCCAGGAAAAAATACTCCGGGAATACCTTTCCTCCGTCCTGCAGGAAGAAGGAGGTGAATTCGTTCTTTCCGGAAATTCAACGCGTGTAAAGCTCTGGTGGGAGGTGGATCAGTGCGCTTAA
- a CDS encoding thioredoxin family protein, producing MKIEVLGTGCAKCKKVKELAEKAVKETGVDAEVVKVEDFDEILNYGVMITPGLVVDGDVKVAGKVPSLEDIKKWITE from the coding sequence ATGAAAATCGAAGTACTGGGTACAGGATGTGCAAAGTGTAAGAAAGTAAAGGAACTTGCAGAAAAAGCGGTAAAAGAAACGGGTGTGGATGCAGAAGTCGTCAAGGTAGAGGACTTTGACGAAATCCTTAATTACGGAGTCATGATCACACCGGGCCTTGTGGTTGACGGGGATGTTAAAGTCGCAGGCAAGGTCCCGAGCCTTGAAGACATCAAGAAGTGGATCACCGAATAA
- the arsB gene encoding ACR3 family arsenite efflux transporter: MPEGQEERELDFFSKYLSVWVAICIILGTAIGYVFPGFADALGGIEIANVSVPVAVVLLIMMYPVMLKINFEELLNVKANLKPLALTLVVNWAIKPFTMAFVAWLFMRVLFADLIPADLQAQYIAGMILLGLAPCTAMVLVWTYLARANINYALIQVSVNDLIILVLFAPLGKFLLGVTTDFPVPLMTIFVSVLFYVAIPLGLAMLTRQLVIRKKGITWFENRLIKKIEWVTPVGLLITLILIFVFQGDNIINYPLHILLIAIPLVLQTYLIFSIGYAGAKFLKIPYMEAAPSTFIGASNFFELAVAVALILFGMESGAALATVVGVLVEVPVMLSLVKIMDRNREKFRF, translated from the coding sequence ATGCCGGAAGGGCAGGAAGAAAGAGAGCTTGATTTTTTCAGCAAATACCTCTCGGTCTGGGTCGCAATCTGCATCATCCTCGGCACTGCAATAGGCTATGTCTTTCCGGGCTTTGCGGATGCGCTGGGCGGGATCGAAATCGCAAACGTTTCGGTCCCTGTTGCGGTCGTGCTCCTGATAATGATGTACCCGGTCATGCTGAAGATCAATTTTGAGGAACTCCTGAACGTAAAAGCAAACCTCAAGCCCCTCGCCCTCACCCTGGTAGTAAACTGGGCAATCAAACCTTTTACAATGGCTTTTGTTGCCTGGCTTTTCATGCGCGTCCTTTTTGCAGACCTTATTCCTGCCGACCTCCAGGCTCAGTACATCGCAGGCATGATCCTGCTGGGCCTTGCCCCCTGCACGGCTATGGTGCTCGTCTGGACCTATCTTGCCCGGGCAAACATCAACTATGCCTTGATCCAGGTCTCGGTAAACGACCTGATCATCCTGGTCCTTTTTGCCCCGCTCGGCAAATTCCTCCTGGGCGTAACCACGGACTTTCCCGTGCCCCTGATGACCATCTTCGTCTCGGTCCTCTTTTACGTGGCAATCCCCTTGGGCCTGGCGATGCTGACAAGGCAGCTTGTAATAAGGAAAAAAGGCATTACCTGGTTTGAAAACCGCCTGATAAAAAAGATCGAATGGGTTACCCCGGTCGGGCTTTTAATCACCCTCATCCTTATCTTTGTCTTCCAGGGAGATAACATCATCAACTACCCCCTGCACATCCTGCTGATCGCAATTCCCCTCGTCCTGCAGACCTACCTGATCTTCTCCATCGGGTACGCAGGGGCAAAGTTCCTGAAAATCCCTTATATGGAAGCTGCCCCTTCCACTTTTATCGGGGCCAGCAACTTCTTCGAGCTGGCAGTAGCAGTAGCCCTGATCCTTTTCGGGATGGAGTCCGGAGCTGCGCTTGCCACGGTTGTGGGGGTGCTTGTGGAAGTTCCGGTAATGTTGTCGCTGGTGAAGATAATGGACAGGAACAGAGAGAAGTTCAGGTTTTAA
- a CDS encoding permease: protein MTLDYLIYLLGIGLQSVQEYLALHVLMCLVPAFFLAGAIASLFSKESVLKFFGADAPSYISYTVAAVSGCLLAVCSCTVLPLFAGIYKRGAGIGPASTFLFSAPAINILAIVYTAKILGYDLGAARAFTAILMSVLIGLIMAFVFEKNVGERKSIKTFGGDEHKHSAQLFILLLAILVAPELVPFSTKVLGWVPLIILIWIPLIAVTAYFSFKWFSPEERESWIGETWFLIKQITPLLLIGVFFAGIGVEVLPKEFVASLVGGNSLGSNFLASISAALMYFSTLTEVPIIKALNLLGMGEGPSLAMLLAGPALSLPNMIVINRILKPKRAALYISLVVLIATFSGLIYGTLVA, encoded by the coding sequence ATGACACTGGATTACCTCATATATTTATTAGGGATCGGCTTACAGTCCGTGCAGGAATACTTGGCTCTTCACGTCCTGATGTGTCTTGTGCCTGCTTTCTTCCTGGCAGGGGCGATTGCATCCCTCTTTTCAAAAGAGTCAGTGCTCAAGTTCTTCGGGGCGGACGCACCCAGCTATATCTCTTACACGGTTGCTGCTGTTTCAGGCTGCTTGCTTGCGGTCTGCAGCTGTACGGTGCTCCCTCTCTTTGCAGGGATTTACAAAAGAGGAGCAGGCATCGGACCCGCCAGCACCTTCCTCTTCTCGGCGCCGGCGATCAACATCCTTGCAATCGTGTACACGGCCAAGATCCTGGGCTACGACCTGGGAGCTGCAAGGGCATTTACCGCCATCTTGATGTCCGTTCTCATAGGACTTATCATGGCGTTTGTCTTCGAGAAGAACGTCGGGGAAAGGAAATCCATCAAGACCTTTGGCGGAGACGAGCACAAACACAGCGCCCAGCTCTTCATACTGCTGCTCGCAATCCTTGTTGCTCCCGAACTTGTTCCATTTTCAACAAAAGTCCTGGGATGGGTCCCGCTGATCATATTGATCTGGATCCCCTTGATCGCGGTTACGGCATACTTTTCCTTTAAATGGTTCAGCCCCGAAGAGCGGGAAAGCTGGATAGGAGAAACCTGGTTCCTGATAAAGCAGATCACCCCCCTGCTTCTGATAGGGGTTTTCTTTGCAGGGATAGGCGTCGAAGTACTGCCAAAGGAATTTGTTGCATCCCTTGTCGGAGGAAACTCTCTCGGTTCAAACTTCCTTGCCTCAATATCGGCAGCCTTGATGTACTTCTCAACCCTTACCGAAGTCCCGATCATCAAGGCCCTGAACCTGCTCGGCATGGGAGAAGGCCCTTCCCTGGCAATGCTTCTTGCAGGCCCGGCGCTCAGCCTCCCGAACATGATCGTAATCAACAGGATCTTGAAGCCGAAGCGTGCGGCACTCTACATCTCCCTGGTGGTGCTGATTGCAACCTTTTCAGGCCTGATCTACGGAACCCTGGTGGCATGA
- a CDS encoding thioredoxin family protein: MKIEILGTGCTKCKKTKETVEKVLKETGVEAEVVKVEDFETILNYGVMVTPALVIDGDVKLAGKVPSPEEIRKWITE, translated from the coding sequence ATGAAAATCGAAATACTCGGAACCGGATGTACAAAGTGCAAGAAAACGAAAGAAACCGTTGAAAAAGTCCTCAAAGAAACAGGTGTCGAAGCCGAAGTTGTAAAAGTTGAGGATTTTGAAACCATCCTGAACTACGGAGTAATGGTCACTCCTGCGCTTGTTATTGACGGAGACGTAAAGCTTGCAGGCAAGGTACCAAGCCCTGAAGAAATAAGGAAATGGATAACGGAATAA
- a CDS encoding ABC transporter substrate-binding protein: MPVFILISVLLAVLLVSGCVNTAETSSSSDLSDSGPSGSDSSAQVQYRTVTDMRGKEVVIPAEPKRVVTISRSLIDTTMYIFGVEDLIVGGSVYDKPLQMGQYMWNGTDYTVNTWIGKILNPGLESVTNVGGFGGPYGSPNVETIASLNPDLLILRDLGAQNENTEKFISQIEAMGIPVVVLKYPSCYDEPSVETMYEEIRLLGEVFGKEDKAEEIVGTVSSRVEFVRSRTADIPEEEQKRVLYFGAPTWAKDKGGAGYAFGSGSTEVAMMEDIINSRSAYTESGMNMVSAEQILSLDPDKIILCTWSGYHPPRQLYEDSQYSTIQDLRALREGEVYSLAATPCKSERLEFPINLMIEAKAVYPERFSDVELEPWIREYFVELYGSNETTTDELMDAQMLEYLEIV; this comes from the coding sequence ATGCCCGTTTTTATCCTCATCAGTGTACTCCTAGCAGTTCTTCTTGTTTCGGGATGTGTCAACACTGCGGAAACTTCCTCCAGCTCAGATCTTTCCGATTCCGGTCCATCTGGCTCCGACTCCTCCGCTCAGGTGCAGTACCGCACGGTTACCGACATGAGGGGAAAAGAGGTTGTTATCCCCGCAGAACCGAAAAGGGTTGTTACCATCAGCAGGTCGTTAATTGATACCACGATGTATATCTTCGGAGTAGAAGACTTGATCGTAGGGGGGAGTGTATACGACAAACCGCTCCAGATGGGCCAGTACATGTGGAATGGAACCGATTATACGGTGAACACCTGGATAGGAAAAATCCTCAACCCGGGGCTTGAGAGCGTCACGAATGTGGGAGGTTTCGGTGGCCCCTACGGCTCTCCAAACGTGGAGACAATCGCATCCCTCAACCCTGATCTCCTCATTCTCCGGGACCTGGGGGCACAGAACGAGAATACGGAGAAGTTCATCTCTCAAATAGAAGCGATGGGCATCCCTGTTGTGGTACTGAAGTACCCCTCCTGTTACGACGAGCCCAGTGTGGAGACCATGTACGAAGAAATAAGGCTGCTGGGAGAGGTGTTTGGAAAAGAGGACAAAGCAGAAGAGATTGTGGGAACCGTAAGTTCGCGTGTTGAGTTCGTACGCAGCCGGACAGCTGATATTCCGGAGGAGGAACAAAAACGTGTGTTGTACTTCGGCGCTCCGACATGGGCTAAAGACAAAGGTGGGGCAGGCTACGCTTTCGGCTCAGGGTCAACAGAGGTGGCTATGATGGAAGACATCATCAATTCCCGCAGCGCATATACCGAATCCGGTATGAACATGGTTTCCGCTGAGCAGATACTCTCCCTCGACCCGGACAAGATCATTTTGTGCACCTGGAGCGGGTACCACCCGCCGCGCCAGCTCTACGAGGATTCCCAGTACAGTACCATACAGGACCTGCGTGCGCTCCGGGAAGGGGAAGTCTACTCCCTCGCAGCCACGCCCTGCAAATCCGAAAGGCTCGAATTCCCGATCAACCTGATGATCGAGGCAAAAGCCGTGTATCCCGAGCGTTTTTCGGACGTGGAACTCGAACCCTGGATCCGGGAATATTTTGTTGAGCTCTACGGCAGCAACGAAACCACAACAGATGAACTGATGGACGCCCAGATGCTGGAATATCTGGAGATTGTCTGA